Within the Streptosporangiales bacterium genome, the region CCGAGCCGTTGGCGCCGATCAGCCCCACGCGGTGCTCGGCGAGAGCAACGGACACGTCGCTCAGCGCCGTCCGGTCCCCGTACCGGTGGGTGACCCCGTCGACCTCGATCACCGGCGCTCCACGAGCAGTGCCACGCCCTGACCGCCGCCGACGGCGATCGCCGCGAGCCCGGCGCTCCCCTCGGGCAGGGCCGCCAGCCGGCTGAACAGGCGGACGACGAGGATCGCGCCCGACGCGCCCCACGGATGGCCGAGCGCGAGCGCGCCGCCCTCGGTACAGACCCGGTCGGGGTCGAGGCCGAGCTCGTCGCAGCACGCGAGCACCTGCCCGGCGAAGGCCTCGTTGAGCTCGACGACGTCGACGTCGGGCAGGACCCTGCCCGTGGTGGCGAGCACGTCGCGTACGGCGGGGACGATGCCGAGCCCCGGCCACTGCGGGTCGACGCCTGCCGTGGCGACCTTCCGCACGCGGAGTCCGGCCAGGCCGCGCCTGTCGGCCTCGCGCTCGGTCACGACGGCCACGGCGGCGGCGCCGTCGCCGACCCCGCAGGAGTTGCCCGCGGTGACGGTGCCATCCGGCCGGAACGCGGGACGCAGTCGCGCCAGCCGCTCCTCGGTCAGCGCCGCGCGGGGGCGTTCGTCGGCGCGGACTCCCGCTACGGGCGTCAGCTCGCGGTCGAAGGCGCCGCTCTCGCGCGCGGCATGTGCCAGGCGGTGGCTGCGCGCGGCGTACGCGTCCTGGCGTGCCCTGCCGATGCCGTGCTTCTCGGCCAGCAGGTCGGCGGCCACTCCCATGTCGGGGTCGCCGAGCTCCGCCGGCGCGAACGGCGCGCGCTCGTACCGCACCGGCGTGCCGGACGGTCCGGTCGGTGGCCAGTACCGCCACGGTGCGGTGCTCGCGCTCTCCGCGCCGCCCGCGAGCGCACACCGGACGTGACCGGCCTCGATCAGCGCGACCGCGGTCGTGATCGCGGCGAGTCCGCTGCCGCACTGCCGGTCGACCGTGAGGCCGGGCACCGTCGCGGGCAGTCCCCCCGCGAGCGCGGCGTACCTCGCCACGTCGCCGCCCGGGCCGAGGCAGTTGCCGAGGACGACCTCGTCGACGTCGCCGGGACGTATGCCGGCGTCGTCGAGGACCGCGGTGAGAACGGGAGCCGCCAGGTCCGCTACGGGGATGTCGCGGAGCGCGTGCCCTGCGCTGCCGATCGGCGTACGGCGCGCGGCCACGATGACGGCGGTCTGGTTCATGTCGTGGTCACCGCGGCGGCGACCTGGCACCCGTGAGGGGCACCCTCACCGTGCCCCGCGACGGTGAGGGTGCCCCTCACGGGTGCGGCGCCTGCGGTCTCCGACATCCCCGTCACCGTAACGGCCTGGCCGCGAGGGAGCCGTCTCGCAGGCCGTCGCGCAGCCGGGCCTGCGCCACCTTGCCGTTCGCCGTACGAGGCAGGCGGTCGACGACCAGCCAGCGCCTGGGCAGGTGTGCCGGGTCGAGCAGGTCGCGCAGCCGCGCCCGGTCCGGCCGCACGGCGCCTCCGTCCTCCACCACGACCGTGACGACCTCGCCGAGGTCGGGGTGCGGCAGGCCGAGGACGGCGACCTCGGTGCCCGGCAGCACCGTCCGCAACGCCGCCTCCACCTCCTCGGCCGCCACGCTCGCACCTCCGGTCAGCACGAACCTGTCGCCCCGGCCGTGGACGGAGAGCCGGCCGTCGGGGTGGAGCCGCCCGCGGTCGCCGACCGAGGCCCAGCCGCCCGGCCGCGTTCGCAGCTGCCCCGCGGCGCCGAGATAGCCCGAGGCGACGTAGCGGCTACGCACCCAGATCTCGTCCGCCCGTACGTCGATCGCGACGCCGGGGAAGGGTCGCAGGTCGCCCTCGTGCGTGCCGGCGGCGACGAACGACAGCTCCGCCGCGCCGTAGTAGTGCGTGAGCCGCGCGCCCGCCGCCCGTGTCCGCGCGGCCGTCGTGGCCGGCAACCCGGCGCCGGCGCAGACGACCACGCGGCCGGCGAGGGATGCCGGCGCCCGGTCGAGCAGTGTCGCGAGCATCGACGGCGTCACGTGCACCGCGGTCGCCCGGTCGAGCGCCGACACCGCGGTCGCCGGGTGCCACCGCGAGGTCGCGAGCACGTCGGCCCCGCAGCCCAGGGCGTGGACGGCGGCGAACAGGAACAGCGAGGACGACAGCGGTCCCGGCACCAGCACGACGTCGCGTGCTCCGATGCCGGTGAGGTCGGTGAACGCGGGGAAGCTGTCGCTCCAGGACGTCCAGCTGCGCAGCACCGCGCGCGGCCGTCCCGTGCTGCCCGAGGTGAGCACCGCCAGGTCCCCGTCACCGCCCGGGTGGTGGTCGAGGGCGAGGTCGTCGTCCCCGCCGACGAGTGCCGTGCGACCGGCCGCGCGCAGCGCGTACAGCGTGGCGAGGGCGCGCAGCGGGTCCGTGGTGTCGACGCGGGTCACGGCGGCGCCGCCGTCGGCCAGGTCCGGGGCGATCCGCTCGACCGTCGCCCTGTCGAACGGCTCGGTGGCGGTGGCGAGCTCCGGCGTGGTCACCGGCGGCCGGCCGTGGTCTCCCGCCGCCGGCGGGCCTCGTCGGCGAACCGCGGGTACGCGGCGTGCACCCCCTTCGCCACGGTGCAGGCGATGACGACCTTGAGCAGGTCGCCGGGGACGAACGCGGTGTTGGCCAGCAGCGCCGCGCCGAGCGACAGGTCGGCACGCCAGGCCACGCCGGGCACGCCGAGGAGGTACATCACGCCGATGCCGCCCACCAGGTTCGCCGCCAGTCCCACGGGGAGGCGGTACCTGGGCAGCTCCCGTTCGGTGATCACGCCGACGACGAGAGCCACCAGCGGGAACGCGACGAGGAACCCCACGCTCGGTCCGGCGAAGACCGCGATCCCGCCGCGTCCGCCCGCGAGCAGCGGCAGTCCGGCGGCCACGAGCACGAGGAACAGCACCATCGACACGAAGCCTCGCCGCGCGCCGATCACGGACCCGGCGAGCATCGGCCCCAGCGACTGCGCCGTGATCGGGACGGCGAGGCCGAACGGCGCCCAGGCCGGCACGGCGCCGAGGGCGGCCATGATGCCGGTGAACATCGCGACCAGTGCGAGGTCACGGGCGGGACGGACGTTCGATGACGGCGGCACGTACGTTCTCCTGTCGGGCGACCCCCCGATTCTCCCCGACGACGCCTGCAGCGCCGCAACCGGCGTGGCCTGGGCCGCGGCGGCGGCTCCCCCGCGACCTCGGTCGACGCGCGCACGATCCTCAGCCGAGGACGGCGACGACGTCGCCGTCCTGGACCGAGCCGCCCTCGACCGCGGTCACCGCCATCACCGTGCCGCCGGTGTCCGTCACGACCGGGATCTCCATCTTCATCGACTCCAGGATCACGATGGTGTCTCCAGCATGGACAGTCTGGCCTTCAGTCACGAGCACCTTCCACACGTTCGCCACCATCTCGGCGCGGATCTCGGCCATACACCGTTCCTCTCGACGACTCGCTCGGTTCTGGGTGCACACCCGGGGTCACACCGGTGACACGCCGCGCTTCTTCGGTGGCCGCCAGTGTCCCGATACGTGGCTCGCGCTCTGGACGAAGCACAGCGTGTCGATCAGGGTGCCGCGGGTGTCGCGGGGATCGAGGATGTCGTCGATCTTCACCCGCCGTGCCGCATGGATCGGACGTTCGAGGTCACGGAACTCGGCGGTCACCTCGTCGCGCACGTCGGCGGGGACGTGGTCGTGCCGGCCGTAGATGACGTTCACCGCGCCGTCGGCACCCATCGGGCTGACTTGCGCGCTCGGCCAGCACACCAGCAGTTCGGGATGGAACTCGGCGCCGCCCATGGTGTGGTACGCGAGGCCGTACGCCTTGCGGATCACGACGGTGAGGATCGGCACGGTCGACTGGCCGAGCTCCCACAGCGGACGCATGCTGTGACGTACCAGGTTCGTTCGCTCCGCCGCCGACCCGACGAGGTAGCCCGGCACATCCGCGAGGAAGACGATCGGCAGTCCGAACGCATCGCAGATGTTGATGAATCTCGCCATCTTGTCGCTCGCCGGTGTGTCGAGCGACCCGGCGAGGAACATCGGGTTGTTCGCGATGACTCCCACCGGGCGTCCCCCCAGGCGCGCCAGCGAGGTGACGACGTTCCGTGCGAACCTCGGCTTGATCTCGAGCACGCTATCGTCGTCGAAGACCAGACGGACCAGTCGCCGCATGTCGTATGCGGTGTTGGGATTGTCGGGCACCAGGCGCAGCATCGTGTCGGGCAGCCGCTCGCCGTCCTGCGACTGGTACGCGGCCCGCGGTACGTCCTTCCCGGCGTTGCCCGGAAAGTAGCCGAGGTACGTCCTGATGGCGTCCATCATGGCGTCCTCGTCGCCGACCTCGAGCTCGACGGACCCGAGCACCTCGGCGTGGAGAGTGCTACCGCCCATCTCCTCCGCCGTTACCCGCTCGCCGGTGGCGGCCTCGACGAGCCGTGGCCCGGCAAGGCCGAGCGCCGAGCCCTTGACCATGACGCAGAAGTCACTGAGCGCCACGAGGTTGGCATGGCCCGCGAACGCCGGGCCCGAGACGCCGCACACGATCGGGACCCAGCCCGACAGCAAGCTGAGATCGGAGAAGCGTTCGTGTCCACGGATGGTTGTCGACCCCATCCGCTCGTTGATGCGGGCACCGGCGCCCTCGGCGAAGACGACCAGCGGTACGCCGTCCCGCAGGGCGATCTGGCGCGCGCGGGAGAACTTCTCGTCGTTGACGTGTCCCATCGAGCCGCCGAGGACGGTGAAGTCGTACGAGACCACCACCACGGGGCGGTCATCGACCCGGCCTCGGCCGACGACGACGCCGTCGGCGGGGGCGTCGATATCGCGCATCAGCCGTGCGTCTCCGGTCGGTCGCGCCAGCTGACCGACCTCGACGAAGGTGCCCGAGTCGAGCAGCCGGTCGATCCGCTCCCGCGCCGTGAGCCGACCGCGTTCGTGTTGTGCGGAGACCGCGGCCGGTCTGCCCGCGTCGACCGCGGTCGCCTTCTCCGTCGCGATCTCGTCGGTGAGCTCCCGTAGGGACGGGCTCGCGACGGCGCCGGCGCCCGGCGACTCGGTGTCCGGCGTGCCGGTGGAGGTTCTCATGAGTCCAGGGTCGACGGCTTGTGTCGATCGAACAAGCCGGAGTAACCTCGATCCACGATCGGGTTATCCGAACATGCGAAGAGGGTGCCCGTGCGAATCGAGCAGCTCCGCTACCTCGTGACGATCCTCGAACGGGGTTCCTTCCGCCGTGCGTCGCAGGAGCTCCACATGTCGCAGGCGGCGCTCAGTGAGGCCATCCGCAATCTCGAGCGCGGACTCGGCGCGAGGCTGATGGACAGGGACCGGAGCGGCGTGCGGCTCACTCCGGTCGGCGAGGACGTCATGCCGCACGTCAGGGCGATCCTCGAGTCCGAGCGCGCCCTGCGGGACCAGGTAGACGGCTATCGCACGCTCCGGCGCGGCCAGGTGAGCCTCGGCACGGTCAACGCCGCCACCAACACGATCCTGCCCGGCGCGCTGTCGGCGTTCAACGAGGAGTACCCGGGCATCCAGCTCCGGATCACCGAGACCGGGTCGCTCGACATCGTCCGAGCTGTGAAGGACGCCGAGCTCGACCTCGGCGTGGTCGTCCGGCTCGAGGACGAGGAGGTCAAAGGTGATGAACTTGCGTTCGAGGACCTGCTCGGCAGTCACGTGGTGCTGTGCGTCCAGCGCGGGCATCGGTTACTGAGCCGCGAATCGGTGTCGATCGGCGACGTCGCGGAGGAGCCGCTCATCCTCTTCAGGTCCGGCTATCTCATGCACGACCTCATGTCGCGCATCTTCGGGGACCGCAACCTCAACATCGTCTACTACACCGACAACACCGAGTCCGCGAAGCGGATGATCGCGACCGGCGTGGGAGTGACTCTGCTGCCCGAGTTCAGCATGGTCAGCGACCTGCTGAGCCGGTCGGGCGAGATCGTCTATTGTCCCCTGGTCGGGGAGTACGCGGGCATCAGGCTGTCGCTCACCTGGCGCAAACGTGCCTACCTGCCTCGCGCTGCGCAGCTGCTCGGGTCGGTGATCCGTGAGGAGGCATCGCGGCATCCGATGTCGTGCTGTGCACCTCCGGAAGGACAGCGGACCGGCTGACAGCGGGTGTGAACGACGCTTCTGGTCTGCGCAGGTCGTGTGTCGTCGATCGGTATTCCATGAGACCCGATCGGGCTTTGGGTGTCGATCGGCGTCGCGATCCTCACGTACAGTCCGCGCAGAAGCGAACAGACGAGGAGGCGCCGTGAGTCGAGCTGCACCTGCATCGCACCCGGCCTCTAGTTATCCGACTGAGACGCTTGAGTAAGCGGAATCGCCCATGGATGCAACGGATTCTCCGTTCACGACCTCATGGCTCTCCGCGGTCGCCGCACACGAGCTCGCCGGACGGCTCGACATTCCCGTTCCCGCCTGGCAGGTCGCACATGACGCGGACGAGGCGGTAGCGGCCGCGGAGAGCATCGGGTTCCCCGTCGCTCTCAAGGCCGACTCCGCCCATGTCGTGCACAAGTCGGATGCGGGGGCCCTTGCCCTCGACCTGGTCAGCGCCGGCTCGGTGAGCGAGGCGTACGAGAGGCTGAGTGGGCTCACCGGATCGCCCGATGCGAGCGTCCTCGTGCAGCGGATGGCGCCGCCGGGTCTGGAGATCGTGGTTGGGTCGTTCTGCGATGCGACCTTCGGCTCGGTCGTGATGGCGGGGGCCGGCGGCCGGCTCGTCGAGCTCCTCGACGACGTGGCGTTCCGGCTGTCACCCGTCGACGCGGTCGATGCCGTCGCGATGCTCGACTCACTGCGGTGCCGCCGGTTGTTCGACGGCTACCGCGGTGAGCCGGCCATCGACGTGACACCGGTGGCGATGCTGCTCACGCGGCTGTCCCGCATCGACGCCGATGGTGTCGTGGGCGGTGAGCGACGGGTGGTCGAGTTCGAGGTCAATCCGCTGATCGTCACCGCCGCGGGGATGTACGCCGTCGACATCCGGGCCAGGGTCGGCGGTCCGGCCAGGAGCGCACGACGTCGATCGTTGCCCGACCTGTCGCCGCTGTTCCGACCCTCGTCGGTGGCGATGATCGGCGCCTCGCGCCGCCCGACGATATCCAACAGGATTCTCGGGCACATCGTCGACTACGGCTATGCGGGAAGCCTTCATCCGGTCAACGGTTCGGCGGCGACGGACAGGATCCACGGGCTCCCGGTGTCCGCTTCGCTCACCGACGTCCCTCACCCCGTCGACTACGGGATCGTCGCGGTGCCGGCCGACGCCGTCCCCGAGACATTGCGTGCCAGCGCGGGACAGATGCGGTTCGCCCATGTGATCACGAGTGGGTTCGCCGAGGAAGGCGAGAACGGGCGACTGATGCAGGCCGAGCTCCTCGACGCGGCCCGGGAGGCGGGCATCACGGTCATCGGCCCGAACTGCCTCGGGCTGCACAGTGCGGCCGGAGGGCTCACCTTCGTCGACGGTCTCGTCCCCGTCCATGGTGACGTCGGCGTGGTCGCCCAGAGCGGCGGCCTCGGCGCCGACATCCTGCGGCAGGGGCAGGCGAGGGGCATCCGCATCGGCAAGCTCGTCACGATCGGCAACGCCGTCGACCTGTCCGCGGAGGACCTTCTCGAGTACTTCTGCGACGACCCGGAGACGAAGGTCATCGGGCTCTACCTCGAGGGAACGCGTGACGGTCCGAGGCTCGCCGAGCTGCTGGACCGGGCGGCCGACAGGGACAAGCCCGTCGTCCTCCTCCACGGTGGACGCAGCGCGGCGGGCGCACAGGCTGCGGCGTCGCACACCGGCACTCTTGCGGGAGAGGAGCGACTCTGGGCGGCCATGGCGGAGCAGACGGGCTGCATCTATCCGACCTCGCTGTCGGAGTTCCTCTCCGTCCTGGCCGGAGCGATGTATCTGCGCCCGGCACCCGGCGGGCGGGTCCTGCTGCTCGGGCCATCCGGTGGCATGTCCGTCCTGGCCTCGGACCACTGCTCGCGCCTGGGACTGGAGGTGCCACCGCTCGGTGAGGCGACCCGGTCCCGGCTGCTCGCCCTGGACGTGCCCGCGGGCAGCTCGTTGCGCAACCCGATCGACACGCCCGCCGGAACCCTCGCGGTGGGAGGCGGTGACCTGGTGCCGACGATCGCGCGCACCGTGCTCGCGGCCGAGGAGCTGGACTACGTCGTCATCCACCTCAACGCGCAGAACGCGTTGAGCTACATGGGCAACGGAGCGCAGATCCTGCGGAACATCGCGGGGGCCGCCGCGGACCTCCACGACGAGCTCGTCGACACCGGCGATGACGCCCAAGTCGTCTTCGCGCTACTTCCCAACGGCGAGCCAGAGATCACCGAACTGTGCCTCGACATCGCCCGCCCGATGTGGGAGCGGGGCGTACCGGTCTTCTTCGGCCTCGAGGAGGCACTCGACGCGGTCAAGGCGATGACCGAAATCGGCCGGGACCGGCGACGGCGAGAAGCCGGTCACCGACGACCGACAGGACCGCGGAACCCGTAACTCCGTGGACCTGTTGTCATACCGTTGCCGCGGTGCCGAGAATCGCGGTGCACTGGCTCGACAGCACGCCGCCGTTGCCGTGGGCGAGTGCGACGTCGCAGTTCGCCACCTGCCGGTCACCGCATTCGCCGCGGAGTTGCCTAACGGCCTCGACGACGAGCAGGAGGCCGTACATCCCCGGATGGCAGTACGAGAGCCCGCCGCCGTTCGTATCGAGTGGGAACTCCCCGCCGGGCGCGACGCGTCCGCCCTCCACGAAGGCGCCTCCCTCGCCTTTCGCGCAGAAGCCGAGATCCTCCAGGAACAGGATCGGCGTGATGGTGAAGGCGTCGTAGAGCTCGACGACGTCGATGTCGGATGGACCCAGTCGGGCCGCTTCGTATGCCGCGGCCCCTGACTGGACGGCAGCGGTCACCGTGAGGGACGGCATACTCGAGATGTGCCGGTGAGTGTGCGCCTCGCCCACACCGAGGATGTACACCGGTGGACGCGCGAGGTCGCGTGCGCGCTCGGCGGATGTCAGCACCACGGCGCCGCCGCCGTCGGTGACGAGGCAGCAGTCCCGTACACCGAGCGGCGAACTGATCGTCGGCGCGTCGAGCACGTCGTCGATCGTCAGCGGGCCGTGGTCCCACGCGACGGGGTTGAGCGCGGCCCACGCACGCGCGGCGACCGCCACCTCCGCGAGCTGCTCGCGGGTGGTGCCGAACTCGTACATGTGCCGTGACGCGGCGAGCGCGTAGGCGGATACCGGGAGCACGGGGTGGTACGGCGCTTCGTACGGGCTGACCTCCTGCGGCGCGGCGTTCGACCGGCCTTGGGAGCGTTGAGTGCTCCCGTACGCGACGAGTGCGACGTCGGCGAGGCCCGCCGTGATCGCGGCCTGCGCATGGTTGAGGTGCGCGACGAACGACGACCCGCCGATCTGCGTGGAGTCGGTGTAGCGGGGGCTGATGCCGAGGTACTCGCCGAGATTGAGGGTGGCCATGGGCAGCTGTGTCGACGAGGCGAACAGCGCGTCGACGTCGCCGAGGGACAGGCCCGCGTCATGAAGCGCACGATGCGTGGCCTGGGCCATCAGGTCGGTGGGAGTGGTACCCGGCTGGGCCTGACCGAGATCCGACTCGGCCACTCCGACGATCGCCGTCGTGCCGCGCATCAGCCCTCACCGTCGATGCGGCCGGACGCCGGTACGAACACCGGCCACGGCTCACCGTCGTCTCCGACGGGCTCCATCCGCACCTCGACGCGCATGCCGATCTCCACCTTCTCCGGCTCGACCCCGTCGACCCTGCTCATCATGGTGAAGCCCTCGTCGAGCTCGACGAGCACCACGTTGTACGGCTCGGCTCGGCGGGGACGAATGACAGTCGTGGCGTAGACCGTGCCACGGCCGCACGACTCACGCCACACCAGCGCAGTCTCGCCCGTCCCTGGCGCGACAAGGCGTGGGTAGAAGACGGCGGTGCCGTCCAACGACGTCTGGTGCATAAGAGCTCCGCGCCGGCAGTGCTCGCGGTAGGTCTCGTAGGGTGAAGAGATCTCGGTCATGACGCGTTGCCCGGGGTGAGCACGATCAAAGCGTCGGCGGCGACGCAGCCCTGGTCATTCGCGAACAGGGGATTCACGTCAAGCTCGGCGACCTCGTCGACGTGGTCGGCGGCGAACCATGAGATCCGCACGAGCGCGTCTGCCACCGAGTCGAGATCGACCGGGGGTCGGCCGCGCGTGCCGAGAAGCACTCGGTGTCCGCGAAGCTCTGCGAGCATCTCGTGGGCCGTCGTCTCGTCGAAGGGCGCAAGGCGATGGCTGACGTCGCCCATCACCTCCACGAAGACTCCACCGAGACCGACGGCCACGGTGGGGCCGAAGAAGCGGTCGTTCACCACTCCCACGAACAGCTCGAGCCCCTCTGCTGTCTCCTGCACGAGCACGCCGTCGATCCGCGCACCTGCCGCATGCGCGGTCGTGTTCGCCACGACCTCGTGCGCGGCGGCTCGAAGCTCGGCGAGGCTCTGCACGCCTAGTCGTACGGCGTCGGCCTCTGACTTGTGGGACAGGTCCGCGGACTCGACCTTGACGACCAGCGGGAAGTCGAACGGCGGAGCGCGGAGCGCGTCGACCTCGTCGAGCGACAGGAGAACCTCCCGGACCACGGGCACGCCGTACGCCGCGAGCGCGTTCTTGGCACGGTGCTCGCCGACGCCTCGCTCGCCGTCGCGCACGTCGAGCATCGAGACGGCCGCTTCACCCCGGCGTGGTGCGCGCGCGCCGCGCCGCATCTTGCCGGTGATCTCGAGCAGCTTGCCGGCGGCCCGCGCTGCGCGGCCCGGTGTCGGATACCAGGGCACCCGGTGCTCGTCGAGCAGGGCGAGTGCGTTCGGCACCGTGCCAGGCGGCGCGCTCCATCCGACGAACAGCGGTTTGTCGCTCCCGGCCGCCGCGGTGACGATCTCACCGGCCAGCCGGTCGGCCAGCGTGCCTTGGATGGATGCGTTGTACACGACGACCTGGTCGACCACGGGGTCGTCCAGGACGGTGGAGAGGACGGCCTGCATGCAGTCGGGCTGGTTGAAGATCTGTGCTGTGAGGTCGACCGGGTTCCGCAGCGAACTGAACGCCGGCAGGATCTCGCGCAGGGCATCCGTGGTCTTCTCCGACAGAGTCGGCAGGCGCAGCCCGACGTCCTCGCACCGGTCGGCGAGGAGCACCCCGGCGCCGCCGGAGATCGACAGCACCGCGACGTCCGGACCGTCGGGGAGTCGTCGCATCAGCGCGGCTCGCGCCACGTCGACGAGGTCGTCGACGTCGGTCACCTCGATGAAACCACCTTCGCGGAAGACCGCGCGGTACATTTCCTGGTCGGCGGTGAGGTTGGCCGTGTGCGAGGCGGCGGCCCGCCGGCCGGTGACGGAGTTCCCGACCTTCCAGACGACGATCGGTTTGCCGAGCTCGAGCGCGCGACTTCCGAGTGCGGCGAGTCGCCGGCCGTCCTTGACGCCTTCGAGGTAGACGGCGAGCACCTCGACCTCGGGGCGTTCGAGCAGGTCCTCCATCAGCTCGAGCGCGTCGATGTCGACCTCGTTGCCGGTGGACACGACATAGTCGAAGCCGATGCCCACGTGGTCGGCGAGGCCGACGACGGCGTAGCCGAAGCCGCCGCTCTGGGTGACCATCGCCACGGGCCCTCGGCGTACGTTGGGGTCACCGAAGATGGCGCCGAAGCCCGCATAGACGCCGTGCCGCGCGTTGAGCATGCCCTGGCAGTTCGGCCCGATCACCCGTACACCGCTGTCGCGGATGGCCTCTGCGAGCTCGGCGTGCACCTGGCGCCCACCCTCGCCGATCTCCTCGAAGCCCGCACTCAGCACGATCGCGAACGGAACCCCGGCCTCGCCGCACTGCCGGATGACACCGGGGACCAGGGGCGCCGGCAGTGCGACCAGGGCCACGTCACATCGGCCGGGCACCGCACACACGTCAGGAAAGCAACGAAGCCCCTGCACGGTGTCGTACCGTGGGTTCACGGGGTAGACCTGCCCCGCGTAGCCGAAGTCCTTGAGCGCGCGCACCGGTTGACCGCCGATCCGTGCGGGGTCGTCCGAGGCGCCGACGACCGCGATGGCGCGCGGGTCGAGCAGACGGTCGAAGTCACCGGTCGGCATCGGTGGCCCCCTCGTGCCCGCGCAGCTCGACGGTCAGTGGGCCCTTCTCGATCCGGGCGTGTGCGAGCGGCGGACGTTTCGCCAGCTCGGCCACGAGATCGACCACCGGA harbors:
- a CDS encoding biotin/lipoyl-binding carrier protein — protein: MAEIRAEMVANVWKVLVTEGQTVHAGDTIVILESMKMEIPVVTDTGGTVMAVTAVEGGSVQDGDVVAVLG
- a CDS encoding acetyl-CoA C-acyltransferase gives rise to the protein MNQTAVIVAARRTPIGSAGHALRDIPVADLAAPVLTAVLDDAGIRPGDVDEVVLGNCLGPGGDVARYAALAGGLPATVPGLTVDRQCGSGLAAITTAVALIEAGHVRCALAGGAESASTAPWRYWPPTGPSGTPVRYERAPFAPAELGDPDMGVAADLLAEKHGIGRARQDAYAARSHRLAHAARESGAFDRELTPVAGVRADERPRAALTEERLARLRPAFRPDGTVTAGNSCGVGDGAAAVAVVTEREADRRGLAGLRVRKVATAGVDPQWPGLGIVPAVRDVLATTGRVLPDVDVVELNEAFAGQVLACCDELGLDPDRVCTEGGALALGHPWGASGAILVVRLFSRLAALPEGSAGLAAIAVGGGQGVALLVERR
- a CDS encoding biotin transporter BioY, with the protein product MFTGIMAALGAVPAWAPFGLAVPITAQSLGPMLAGSVIGARRGFVSMVLFLVLVAAGLPLLAGGRGGIAVFAGPSVGFLVAFPLVALVVGVITERELPRYRLPVGLAANLVGGIGVMYLLGVPGVAWRADLSLGAALLANTAFVPGDLLKVVIACTVAKGVHAAYPRFADEARRRRETTAGRR
- a CDS encoding acyl-CoA carboxylase, whose product is MRTSTGTPDTESPGAGAVASPSLRELTDEIATEKATAVDAGRPAAVSAQHERGRLTARERIDRLLDSGTFVEVGQLARPTGDARLMRDIDAPADGVVVGRGRVDDRPVVVVSYDFTVLGGSMGHVNDEKFSRARQIALRDGVPLVVFAEGAGARINERMGSTTIRGHERFSDLSLLSGWVPIVCGVSGPAFAGHANLVALSDFCVMVKGSALGLAGPRLVEAATGERVTAEEMGGSTLHAEVLGSVELEVGDEDAMMDAIRTYLGYFPGNAGKDVPRAAYQSQDGERLPDTMLRLVPDNPNTAYDMRRLVRLVFDDDSVLEIKPRFARNVVTSLARLGGRPVGVIANNPMFLAGSLDTPASDKMARFINICDAFGLPIVFLADVPGYLVGSAAERTNLVRHSMRPLWELGQSTVPILTVVIRKAYGLAYHTMGGAEFHPELLVCWPSAQVSPMGADGAVNVIYGRHDHVPADVRDEVTAEFRDLERPIHAARRVKIDDILDPRDTRGTLIDTLCFVQSASHVSGHWRPPKKRGVSPV
- a CDS encoding AMP-binding protein; amino-acid sequence: MTTPELATATEPFDRATVERIAPDLADGGAAVTRVDTTDPLRALATLYALRAAGRTALVGGDDDLALDHHPGGDGDLAVLTSGSTGRPRAVLRSWTSWSDSFPAFTDLTGIGARDVVLVPGPLSSSLFLFAAVHALGCGADVLATSRWHPATAVSALDRATAVHVTPSMLATLLDRAPASLAGRVVVCAGAGLPATTAARTRAAGARLTHYYGAAELSFVAAGTHEGDLRPFPGVAIDVRADEIWVRSRYVASGYLGAAGQLRTRPGGWASVGDRGRLHPDGRLSVHGRGDRFVLTGGASVAAEEVEAALRTVLPGTEVAVLGLPHPDLGEVVTVVVEDGGAVRPDRARLRDLLDPAHLPRRWLVVDRLPRTANGKVAQARLRDGLRDGSLAARPLR
- a CDS encoding thiolase encodes the protein MRGTTAIVGVAESDLGQAQPGTTPTDLMAQATHRALHDAGLSLGDVDALFASSTQLPMATLNLGEYLGISPRYTDSTQIGGSSFVAHLNHAQAAITAGLADVALVAYGSTQRSQGRSNAAPQEVSPYEAPYHPVLPVSAYALAASRHMYEFGTTREQLAEVAVAARAWAALNPVAWDHGPLTIDDVLDAPTISSPLGVRDCCLVTDGGGAVVLTSAERARDLARPPVYILGVGEAHTHRHISSMPSLTVTAAVQSGAAAYEAARLGPSDIDVVELYDAFTITPILFLEDLGFCAKGEGGAFVEGGRVAPGGEFPLDTNGGGLSYCHPGMYGLLLVVEAVRQLRGECGDRQVANCDVALAHGNGGVLSSQCTAILGTAATV
- a CDS encoding CoA-binding protein, whose protein sequence is MDATDSPFTTSWLSAVAAHELAGRLDIPVPAWQVAHDADEAVAAAESIGFPVALKADSAHVVHKSDAGALALDLVSAGSVSEAYERLSGLTGSPDASVLVQRMAPPGLEIVVGSFCDATFGSVVMAGAGGRLVELLDDVAFRLSPVDAVDAVAMLDSLRCRRLFDGYRGEPAIDVTPVAMLLTRLSRIDADGVVGGERRVVEFEVNPLIVTAAGMYAVDIRARVGGPARSARRRSLPDLSPLFRPSSVAMIGASRRPTISNRILGHIVDYGYAGSLHPVNGSAATDRIHGLPVSASLTDVPHPVDYGIVAVPADAVPETLRASAGQMRFAHVITSGFAEEGENGRLMQAELLDAAREAGITVIGPNCLGLHSAAGGLTFVDGLVPVHGDVGVVAQSGGLGADILRQGQARGIRIGKLVTIGNAVDLSAEDLLEYFCDDPETKVIGLYLEGTRDGPRLAELLDRAADRDKPVVLLHGGRSAAGAQAAASHTGTLAGEERLWAAMAEQTGCIYPTSLSEFLSVLAGAMYLRPAPGGRVLLLGPSGGMSVLASDHCSRLGLEVPPLGEATRSRLLALDVPAGSSLRNPIDTPAGTLAVGGGDLVPTIARTVLAAEELDYVVIHLNAQNALSYMGNGAQILRNIAGAAADLHDELVDTGDDAQVVFALLPNGEPEITELCLDIARPMWERGVPVFFGLEEALDAVKAMTEIGRDRRRREAGHRRPTGPRNP
- a CDS encoding ABC transporter ATP-binding protein, which translates into the protein MIEVDGVTHRYGDRTALSDVSVALAEHRVGLIGANGS
- a CDS encoding LysR family transcriptional regulator, giving the protein MRIEQLRYLVTILERGSFRRASQELHMSQAALSEAIRNLERGLGARLMDRDRSGVRLTPVGEDVMPHVRAILESERALRDQVDGYRTLRRGQVSLGTVNAATNTILPGALSAFNEEYPGIQLRITETGSLDIVRAVKDAELDLGVVVRLEDEEVKGDELAFEDLLGSHVVLCVQRGHRLLSRESVSIGDVAEEPLILFRSGYLMHDLMSRIFGDRNLNIVYYTDNTESAKRMIATGVGVTLLPEFSMVSDLLSRSGEIVYCPLVGEYAGIRLSLTWRKRAYLPRAAQLLGSVIREEASRHPMSCCAPPEGQRTG